Proteins encoded together in one Lathyrus oleraceus cultivar Zhongwan6 chromosome 5, CAAS_Psat_ZW6_1.0, whole genome shotgun sequence window:
- the LOC127088059 gene encoding peamaclein, giving the protein MKPVFATFLMCLVLSFSVLELSSAGSDFCDTKCGERCSKASVQDRCLKYCGICCEKCSCVPSGTYGNKDECPCYRDMKNSKGQGKCP; this is encoded by the exons ATGAAACCTGTGTTTGCAACATTCCTTATGTGCCTTGTCCTCAGTTTCTCAGTATTGGAACTTTCATCAGCTGGTTCGG ATTTTTGTGACACAAAGTGCGGAGAAAGGTGCTCGAAAGCTTCGGTGCAGGATAGATGCTTGAAGTATTGTGGGATCTGTTGTGAGAAATGTAGTTGTGTTCCATCTGGAACTTATGGTAACAAAGATGAGTGTCCTTGTTACAGAGACATGAAGAACTCAAAAGGACAAGGAAAATGCCCTTAA